A single genomic interval of Candidatus Methylomirabilota bacterium harbors:
- the carB gene encoding carbamoyl-phosphate synthase large subunit, with amino-acid sequence MPRRTDLRKILLIGSGPIVIGQACEFDYSGTQACKALREEGFEVVLVNSNPATIMTDPELAQRTYVEPLTSEYLAAIIARERPQALLPTLGGQTGLNLAVALAEDGTLARFGVELIGAKLEAIRKAEDRDLFKQAMQRIGLSLPRSRQVRSLDEARDVVRQIGYPVIIRPSFTLGGSGGSIAYNPEELEDAVRWALQLSPVGATLVEESVIGWKEFELEVMRDLADNVVIICSIENVDPMGIHTGDSITVAPAQTLTDKEYQGMRDAAIAIIREIGVETGGSNIQFAVHPGDGRLVVIEMNPRVSRSSALASKATGFPIAKIAAKLAVGYTLDELRNDITRLTPACFEPVLDYCVVKVPRWAFEKFPEADPVLTTQMKSVGEVMAIGRTFKEALHKAVRSLEQDRWGLTLDRPVGHDELRRLLSVPTPERLFAIGDAYRAGWSSVEIHRLTQIDPWFLDQIRQVVAFEAELSPAALRDPAVLRRAKQLGFADRRLATLTGCSEADVRAQRLAYGIRATFKTVDTCAAEFEAYTPYLYSTYEDEDEAPPTDRPKVVILGSGPNRIGQGIEFDYCCVHAAFALRELGVEAIMVNCNPETVSTDYDTSDRLYFEPLTLEDVLNVVDKERPLGVIVQFGGQTPLKLAVPLQRAGVPILGTAPDAIDRAEDRQRFSALLTDLGLIQAAGATARSLAEAQSIAVQIGYPVLVRPSYVLGGRAMRLVHDDEDLQAFVSEAVSVSPEHPVLIDKFLEDAIEVDVDAVADGQQHVVVGGVMEHIEKAGIHSGDAACALPPYSLDDNQVRVVRDQAKALARALGVVGLLNIQFAVRNDVTYVLEVNPRASRTVPFVSKAVGVPLAKVATRALLGHSIADISWVEERDPDHIAVKEAVFPFIKFPGVDAVLGPEMKSTGEVMGLDADFRKAYLKAQLASGSVLPASGKVFISVKNRDKRVVTTLAKRLGEMGFGLVASAGTARVLERHGMTVEVIHKVAEGYRPNVIDLMKRGEIALVFNTPEDGRARKDSAAIRRTAVSQQIPYYLTVDGIQAAIGAIEALLKGEIGVRSLQEYHAGALPR; translated from the coding sequence GTGCCCAGGCGGACAGACCTCCGCAAGATCCTGCTGATCGGCTCCGGCCCGATCGTCATCGGCCAGGCCTGCGAGTTCGATTACTCCGGCACCCAGGCCTGCAAGGCCCTGCGCGAGGAAGGCTTCGAGGTGGTGCTGGTCAACTCCAACCCCGCCACCATCATGACCGATCCCGAGCTGGCCCAGCGCACCTACGTCGAGCCCCTGACCTCGGAGTATCTGGCCGCCATCATCGCCCGGGAGCGCCCGCAGGCCCTGCTCCCGACCCTCGGCGGCCAGACCGGCCTCAACCTCGCCGTCGCGCTCGCCGAGGACGGCACGCTGGCCCGGTTCGGGGTGGAGCTCATCGGCGCCAAGCTCGAGGCGATCCGCAAGGCCGAAGACCGCGACCTCTTCAAGCAAGCCATGCAGCGCATCGGTCTGAGCCTGCCCCGCTCCCGCCAGGTCCGGTCGCTGGACGAGGCTCGGGACGTCGTCCGCCAGATCGGCTACCCGGTCATCATCCGTCCCTCCTTCACCCTGGGCGGCAGCGGGGGCTCCATCGCCTACAACCCCGAGGAGCTCGAGGACGCGGTGCGCTGGGCCCTGCAGCTCTCCCCGGTGGGCGCGACCCTGGTCGAGGAATCGGTCATCGGCTGGAAAGAGTTCGAGCTCGAGGTCATGCGCGATCTGGCCGACAACGTCGTGATCATTTGCTCGATCGAGAACGTCGATCCGATGGGGATCCACACCGGCGATTCCATCACCGTGGCGCCGGCGCAGACCTTGACCGACAAGGAATACCAGGGCATGCGCGATGCCGCGATCGCCATCATTCGCGAGATCGGCGTCGAGACCGGCGGCTCCAACATCCAGTTCGCCGTCCATCCGGGCGACGGCCGCCTCGTCGTCATCGAGATGAACCCCCGGGTCAGCCGCTCCTCGGCGCTGGCCTCCAAGGCCACCGGCTTCCCCATCGCCAAGATCGCCGCCAAGCTCGCCGTCGGCTACACCCTCGATGAGCTCCGCAACGACATCACCCGCCTCACCCCAGCCTGCTTCGAGCCCGTGCTGGACTACTGCGTGGTCAAGGTCCCGCGCTGGGCGTTCGAGAAGTTTCCGGAAGCGGACCCCGTCCTCACCACCCAGATGAAGTCCGTGGGTGAGGTCATGGCTATCGGCCGCACGTTCAAGGAGGCCCTGCACAAGGCCGTGCGCTCCCTGGAACAGGACCGCTGGGGCCTCACCCTGGACCGCCCCGTCGGTCACGATGAGCTGCGCCGGCTCCTGAGCGTTCCCACCCCCGAGCGCCTGTTCGCCATCGGCGACGCCTACCGCGCCGGTTGGTCCAGCGTGGAGATCCACCGGCTGACCCAGATCGATCCCTGGTTCCTCGACCAGATCCGCCAGGTCGTCGCCTTCGAGGCTGAGCTCTCGCCCGCGGCGCTGCGCGACCCCGCCGTGCTGCGGCGGGCCAAGCAGCTGGGCTTCGCCGACCGGCGCCTGGCCACCCTGACCGGCTGCAGTGAGGCCGACGTGCGCGCCCAGCGCCTGGCCTACGGCATCCGCGCCACCTTCAAGACCGTGGACACCTGCGCCGCCGAGTTCGAGGCCTACACGCCATACCTCTACTCCACCTACGAGGACGAGGACGAGGCGCCGCCCACCGACCGCCCCAAGGTCGTCATCCTCGGCTCCGGCCCCAACCGGATCGGCCAGGGCATCGAGTTCGACTACTGCTGCGTCCACGCCGCCTTCGCCCTGCGCGAGCTCGGCGTGGAAGCCATCATGGTCAACTGCAACCCGGAGACCGTCTCCACCGACTACGACACCTCCGATCGCCTCTACTTCGAGCCGCTCACCCTCGAAGACGTCCTCAACGTCGTCGACAAGGAGCGCCCGCTGGGGGTCATCGTCCAGTTCGGCGGCCAGACTCCGCTCAAGCTGGCCGTCCCCCTGCAGCGGGCCGGCGTGCCCATCCTCGGCACCGCCCCCGACGCCATCGATCGCGCCGAGGACCGCCAGCGCTTCAGCGCCCTCCTCACCGACCTGGGCCTCATCCAGGCCGCCGGGGCCACCGCCCGCTCCCTGGCCGAGGCGCAGAGCATCGCCGTCCAGATCGGCTATCCCGTGCTGGTGCGCCCGTCCTACGTGCTGGGAGGACGGGCCATGCGCCTGGTGCACGACGACGAGGATCTGCAGGCCTTCGTGTCCGAGGCCGTGTCCGTGTCCCCCGAACATCCGGTCCTCATCGACAAGTTCCTCGAGGATGCCATCGAGGTCGACGTGGACGCCGTCGCCGACGGGCAGCAGCACGTCGTGGTCGGGGGTGTCATGGAGCACATCGAGAAGGCGGGGATCCACTCGGGTGACGCCGCCTGCGCCCTGCCCCCCTACTCCCTGGACGACAACCAGGTGCGGGTTGTGCGCGACCAGGCCAAGGCTCTGGCTCGGGCCCTGGGCGTCGTGGGGCTGCTCAATATCCAGTTCGCCGTCCGCAACGACGTCACCTACGTCCTGGAGGTCAATCCCCGCGCCTCGCGGACCGTGCCCTTCGTCTCCAAAGCCGTCGGCGTGCCGCTGGCCAAGGTCGCCACCCGCGCCTTGCTCGGCCATTCCATCGCCGACATCTCCTGGGTGGAAGAGCGCGATCCCGACCACATCGCCGTCAAGGAGGCCGTCTTCCCGTTCATCAAGTTCCCCGGCGTCGACGCCGTGCTCGGACCCGAAATGAAGTCCACCGGCGAGGTCATGGGCCTCGACGCCGATTTCCGCAAGGCCTACCTCAAGGCCCAGCTGGCGAGTGGCTCGGTGCTGCCCGCCTCGGGCAAGGTTTTCATCAGCGTCAAGAACCGGGACAAGCGCGTGGTGACCACGCTGGCCAAGCGGCTGGGCGAGATGGGATTCGGGCTGGTTGCCTCCGCGGGAACCGCGCGGGTCCTGGAGCGCCACGGCATGACCGTGGAGGTGATCCACAAGGTGGCCGAGGGCTACCGGCCGAACGTCATCGATCTCATGAAGCGGGGCGAGATCGCCCTGGTCTTCAACACACCGGAGGACGGCCGCGCGCGCAAGGACTCGGCGGCCATCCGCCGCACCGCCGTGAGTCAGCAGATCCCCTACTACCTGACGGTGGACGGCATCCAGGCCGCCATCGGGGCCATCGAGGCCCTCCTCAAGGGCGAGATCGGGGTGCGGAGCCTGCAGGAGTATCACGCCGGGGCTCTGCCCCGGTGA
- the carA gene encoding glutamine-hydrolyzing carbamoyl-phosphate synthase small subunit, with product MTAAVLVLRDGRVFRGQALASTGEAWGEVIFNTAMAGYQEILTDPSYCGQIVAMTYPLIGNYGVNAADVESRRPWVNGFVVKEASAEPSSWRAEVSLEAYLRAHGIVGIQGIDTRALTRHLRDHGAQDGIIASGDFDEARLRERARSVPGLVGRDLVREVTSAAPFAWREGRWDRGRGYLPPAPSRCRVVAYDAGIKLNILRQLTSVGCEVTVVPAATPAAAVLERKPDGVFLSNGPGDPEAVPYLVDSIRALLGRVPIFGICLGHQILGLAAGGRTYKLPFGHHGANHPVKELATGKVEITAQNHGFAVEPASVERAGWIATHVNLNDGTCEGLRHREWPVFSVQYHPEASPGPHDANHLFQRFADMMVQKGG from the coding sequence GTGACGGCCGCTGTCCTGGTTCTGCGGGATGGCAGGGTGTTCCGGGGGCAGGCGCTGGCATCCACGGGCGAGGCGTGGGGGGAAGTCATCTTCAACACCGCCATGGCGGGCTACCAGGAGATCCTCACCGACCCGTCGTACTGCGGACAGATCGTGGCCATGACGTACCCGCTGATCGGCAACTACGGCGTGAACGCCGCGGACGTGGAGTCACGGCGCCCCTGGGTCAACGGGTTCGTGGTGAAGGAGGCGTCGGCCGAGCCGTCCAGCTGGCGAGCCGAGGTGTCCCTGGAGGCCTATCTCCGCGCCCACGGCATCGTCGGCATCCAGGGGATCGACACGCGAGCGCTCACCCGTCACCTGCGCGATCACGGGGCGCAGGACGGCATCATCGCGTCGGGAGACTTCGACGAGGCTCGTCTGCGGGAACGGGCCCGGTCGGTGCCGGGCCTCGTCGGGCGCGATCTGGTCCGGGAGGTCACGAGCGCCGCCCCCTTCGCCTGGCGTGAAGGCCGCTGGGATCGGGGCCGCGGCTATCTGCCCCCGGCCCCGAGCCGCTGCCGGGTGGTGGCGTATGACGCCGGAATCAAGCTGAACATCCTGCGTCAGCTGACCAGCGTGGGTTGCGAGGTGACCGTCGTTCCGGCGGCCACGCCGGCCGCCGCGGTGCTCGAACGCAAGCCCGACGGGGTGTTCCTGTCCAACGGGCCGGGCGATCCCGAGGCGGTGCCGTACCTCGTCGACTCCATCCGCGCCTTGCTCGGTCGCGTGCCGATCTTCGGCATCTGCCTGGGCCACCAGATTCTGGGCCTCGCCGCCGGCGGACGGACCTACAAGCTGCCCTTTGGCCACCACGGCGCCAACCACCCGGTCAAGGAGCTGGCCACCGGAAAGGTCGAGATCACCGCGCAGAATCACGGGTTCGCCGTGGAGCCAGCGTCCGTGGAACGTGCCGGGTGGATCGCCACTCACGTCAACCTGAACGACGGGACGTGCGAGGGGCTCCGCCACCGCGAGTGGCCGGTGTTCTCCGTGCAGTATCATCCGGAGGCGTCACCGGGGCCGCATGACGCCAACCACCTCTTCCAGCGCTTTGCGGACATGATGGTTCAGAAGGGAGGGTGA
- a CDS encoding dihydroorotase: MSLLIRNARVIDPANALDTVADVFIDGGVIKQVGARLVVAEGAEVIEAAGKVVCPGFIDIHAHLREPGYEYKETVATGTRAAAAGGFTAVCCMANTDPVNDNGSITEYILERARAEGAVHVYPIGAVTRGLRGEELAELAELADAGCVAFSDDGHCVMNAALYRRAMEYTLPFGAPVISHAEDTALSRGGAMNEGVVSTELGLPGAPAAAEEVMVARDIALAELTGAHVHIAHVSTAGAGRLVRDAKARGVRVTAEVTPHHLVLTEEAVRSFDPNTKMNPPLRSKRDTESLLEALVDGTIDCIATDHAPHALSEKEGEYDRAAFGVVGLETAVAVLLDRLVRPGLLPLPTLVARLSRDPARLLNLPGGTLSPGARADITILDLERELTVEPSRFQSRSRNTPFTGWRLRGGPWMTIVSGTRVAP; this comes from the coding sequence GTGAGCTTGCTGATCCGGAACGCTCGCGTCATCGACCCCGCCAACGCGCTGGACACCGTCGCCGACGTGTTCATCGACGGCGGCGTCATCAAGCAAGTCGGTGCCCGTCTGGTCGTCGCCGAGGGTGCGGAGGTGATCGAGGCCGCCGGCAAGGTCGTCTGCCCCGGGTTCATCGACATCCACGCCCATCTCCGCGAGCCGGGCTACGAGTACAAGGAGACGGTGGCGACCGGCACCCGCGCGGCGGCAGCGGGCGGATTCACGGCCGTGTGCTGCATGGCCAACACCGACCCCGTCAACGACAACGGATCGATCACCGAGTACATCCTGGAGCGGGCGCGCGCCGAGGGGGCGGTACACGTCTATCCGATCGGCGCGGTCACTCGCGGCTTGCGGGGCGAGGAGCTGGCCGAGCTCGCCGAGCTGGCCGATGCCGGCTGCGTGGCCTTCTCGGACGACGGCCACTGCGTGATGAACGCGGCCCTCTACCGCCGGGCCATGGAGTACACCTTGCCCTTCGGCGCCCCGGTGATCAGCCACGCCGAGGACACGGCCCTGTCCCGGGGCGGCGCGATGAACGAAGGCGTCGTCTCGACGGAACTCGGGCTGCCCGGTGCGCCCGCCGCGGCCGAGGAGGTCATGGTCGCCCGCGACATCGCCCTGGCCGAGTTGACGGGGGCCCACGTCCACATCGCTCATGTGTCGACGGCCGGCGCCGGCCGGCTGGTCCGGGACGCCAAGGCCCGGGGCGTGCGCGTGACCGCCGAGGTCACCCCGCACCACCTGGTCCTCACCGAGGAGGCGGTGCGCTCGTTCGACCCCAACACCAAGATGAACCCACCGCTGAGGAGCAAGCGCGACACCGAGAGCCTGCTGGAAGCCCTGGTCGACGGGACCATCGACTGCATCGCCACCGACCACGCTCCCCACGCTTTGAGCGAGAAGGAGGGGGAATACGACCGCGCCGCGTTCGGCGTGGTTGGCCTGGAGACCGCAGTCGCGGTGCTGCTCGACCGGCTGGTCCGCCCCGGGCTCCTGCCACTCCCGACGCTGGTCGCCCGCCTGTCCCGGGACCCCGCGCGCCTGCTCAATCTGCCCGGGGGTACGCTGTCGCCGGGAGCACGGGCGGACATCACGATCCTCGACCTCGAGCGGGAACTCACCGTGGAGCCCTCGCGGTTTCAGTCTCGAAGCCGGAACACGCCGTTCACCGGCTGGCGGCTTCGCGGAGGGCCCTGGATGACGATCGTGAGCGGAACGCGGGTGGCGCCGTGA
- a CDS encoding aspartate carbamoyltransferase catalytic subunit, with amino-acid sequence MPWTRKDLLTIQALETGEIMLLIDTAASLQEIASREIKKVPALRGKTVVNLFYEPSTRTRTSFEIAGKWLSADVVNFTASASSVAKGESMLDTAKNIAAMSPDVVVVRHSSAGAAELLARELRCAIVNAGDGAHEHPTQALLDLLTIREKKQHFEGLHAAIVGDIAHSRVARSNIHGMRKLGMTVTVAGPPTLIPPFVQELGVKVSHRLEDAIRDVDVIMMLRLQQERMTAGLIPSLREYSRYWGLTLDKLRAHARPDVLIMHPGPVNRGIEISPEVADGPYSVILDQVAKGVAVRMAVLYLLAGSRGAEGQA; translated from the coding sequence ATGCCCTGGACGCGCAAGGATCTCCTGACGATCCAGGCCCTGGAGACCGGCGAGATCATGCTGCTCATCGACACGGCCGCCTCGTTGCAGGAGATCGCTTCCCGGGAGATCAAGAAGGTGCCCGCGCTGCGCGGCAAGACCGTGGTCAACCTGTTCTACGAGCCGTCCACCCGCACCCGCACCTCGTTCGAGATCGCCGGCAAGTGGCTCTCCGCCGACGTCGTCAACTTCACCGCGAGCGCCTCCAGCGTCGCCAAGGGCGAGTCGATGCTGGACACCGCCAAGAACATCGCGGCCATGAGCCCGGACGTGGTCGTCGTCCGACACTCGTCCGCGGGCGCCGCCGAGCTGCTGGCCCGCGAGTTGCGCTGCGCCATCGTCAACGCCGGGGACGGCGCCCACGAGCACCCCACGCAGGCCTTGCTCGATCTGCTGACCATCCGGGAAAAGAAACAGCACTTCGAGGGCCTCCACGCGGCGATCGTCGGCGACATCGCGCACAGCCGGGTCGCCCGCTCGAACATCCACGGCATGCGCAAGCTCGGCATGACGGTCACCGTGGCCGGCCCTCCCACGTTGATCCCCCCCTTCGTCCAGGAGCTGGGGGTCAAGGTGAGCCACCGACTGGAGGACGCCATCAGGGACGTCGACGTCATCATGATGCTCCGGCTGCAGCAGGAGCGAATGACGGCCGGGCTGATCCCTTCCCTGCGTGAGTACTCGCGGTACTGGGGGCTCACCCTCGACAAGCTGCGGGCCCACGCCCGGCCGGATGTACTCATCATGCATCCCGGCCCCGTGAATCGAGGAATCGAGATCAGTCCGGAGGTCGCCGACGGGCCCTATTCCGTCATCCTCGACCAGGTCGCCAAGGGCGTGGCCGTGCGCATGGCGGTTCTCTACCTGCTCGCGGGCAGCCGCGGCGCGGAGGGGCAGGCGTGA
- the pyrR gene encoding bifunctional pyr operon transcriptional regulator/uracil phosphoribosyltransferase PyrR — MTSPPQRFREKAQVLDEHGLDRALTRIAHEILERNDGADDLAFVGLRTRGVTLAQRLAGKIARIDGVQLPVGTLDIALYRDDLGLRTAPVVRGTEVPFPMKDKIVVLVDDVLFTGRTIRAALDAMIDLGRPKMVQLAVLIDRGHRELPIRPDFVGKNLPTSRRESVAVRLREHDGEDRVLIEEPEEA, encoded by the coding sequence ATGACGAGCCCGCCACAGCGGTTCAGAGAGAAGGCCCAGGTCCTCGACGAGCACGGGCTCGACCGGGCCCTGACGCGCATCGCCCACGAGATCCTGGAGCGCAACGATGGCGCCGACGATCTGGCCTTCGTCGGCCTCCGAACCCGCGGCGTGACCCTGGCCCAGCGCCTGGCCGGCAAGATCGCCCGCATCGACGGGGTTCAGCTTCCGGTGGGCACGCTCGACATCGCGCTCTACCGAGACGATCTCGGCCTGCGGACGGCCCCCGTTGTGCGGGGCACTGAAGTGCCTTTCCCCATGAAGGACAAGATTGTCGTCCTCGTGGACGACGTGCTCTTCACCGGCCGCACCATCCGGGCGGCCCTCGACGCGATGATCGACCTGGGGCGCCCCAAGATGGTCCAGCTCGCCGTGCTGATCGACCGCGGCCACCGCGAGTTGCCCATCCGCCCCGATTTCGTCGGCAAGAACCTGCCCACCTCGCGGCGGGAAAGCGTGGCGGTCCGGCTGCGCGAGCACGACGGCGAGGACCGCGTGCTCATCGAGGAGCCAGAGGAGGCCTGA
- a CDS encoding amidohydrolase family protein, giving the protein MSDALLRGCRLSDREGLVDIVVREGRIAALARHEPSAGHAAEAIEVGGRLVTPGLVEAHIHLDKAFLSERITAPTSSVREAIRLVGDAKRAFTAEDICARARRVLDLAVAAGTTAMRAHVEVDPVVGLTGMEAMLTLKTEYAPALDLQLCAFAQEGILQSPGTEALLGRALQMGADLVGGCPYNDTDPLAHIDIIFRLARTFGVDVDFHVDFFDEPDHLHVREIIERTRRNGWQGRVAVGHLTELAALPIVRQDEIIAGLRDAEIGVICLPATDLYLMGRSDEVSPRRGLTPVRRLLAAGVPVALASNNIRNPFTTIGTADLCHMAFLAAVAAHMGTPEDLRRLVAALTIHPARILKLPRYGLVPGAAADLVVWDCASVEEVVATLPGRVLVMRRGRVSIEHERRVHERWRAGPPEPHP; this is encoded by the coding sequence GTGAGCGACGCGCTGCTGCGTGGCTGCCGGCTGTCCGACCGGGAAGGCCTGGTCGACATCGTTGTTCGGGAGGGCCGCATCGCGGCCCTCGCCCGGCACGAGCCGTCGGCCGGCCATGCTGCGGAGGCCATCGAGGTGGGCGGCCGGCTGGTGACGCCGGGCCTCGTCGAAGCCCACATTCACCTCGACAAGGCCTTCCTGTCCGAGCGCATCACCGCCCCCACCTCGTCGGTCCGAGAGGCCATCCGCCTGGTCGGCGACGCCAAGCGGGCGTTCACGGCCGAGGACATCTGCGCCCGCGCTCGCCGCGTTCTCGATCTGGCCGTGGCCGCGGGGACCACGGCCATGCGGGCCCACGTCGAGGTCGATCCCGTCGTGGGACTCACGGGCATGGAGGCCATGCTGACCTTGAAGACCGAGTACGCGCCGGCCCTGGATCTACAGCTCTGCGCCTTCGCCCAGGAGGGTATTCTCCAATCGCCGGGCACCGAGGCCCTGCTCGGCCGGGCGCTGCAGATGGGTGCGGACCTGGTGGGCGGCTGTCCCTACAACGACACCGACCCGCTCGCCCACATCGACATCATCTTCCGGCTGGCCCGCACCTTCGGGGTCGACGTCGATTTCCACGTGGACTTCTTCGACGAGCCCGACCACCTGCACGTGCGGGAGATCATCGAGCGCACGCGGCGAAACGGCTGGCAGGGGCGCGTGGCCGTCGGCCACCTCACCGAGCTGGCCGCCCTGCCCATCGTCCGGCAGGACGAGATCATCGCGGGCCTGCGTGACGCCGAGATCGGCGTGATCTGCCTGCCCGCCACCGATCTCTACCTCATGGGCCGCAGCGACGAGGTCAGCCCGCGGCGCGGTCTCACGCCGGTGCGGCGGTTACTGGCCGCCGGAGTGCCGGTGGCCCTGGCCTCGAACAACATCCGTAACCCTTTCACGACGATCGGCACGGCGGATCTCTGCCACATGGCCTTTCTGGCGGCGGTGGCCGCCCACATGGGAACGCCCGAGGACCTGCGTCGGCTCGTGGCGGCGCTGACGATCCACCCCGCCCGCATCCTGAAGCTTCCCCGTTACGGCCTGGTCCCCGGCGCCGCCGCCGACCTGGTCGTATGGGACTGCGCGAGCGTCGAGGAGGTGGTGGCCACCCTGCCCGGCCGCGTGCTCGTCATGCGGCGAGGACGGGTAAGCATCGAGCACGAGCGCCGCGTGCATGAGCGCTGGCGTGCGGGCCCTCCTGAGCCCCACCCGTAG
- a CDS encoding LysM peptidoglycan-binding domain-containing protein, with protein sequence MKHGLALVAVTLCLALPGCATAPPASVGRLAAEHQQRALTYERRGDLRSALEEWKIALTIAPDSVAARAGHARLRRLLQSAVARRIRLGRQALNQGHHAQARRHLLAALAFDPTNAAAFKVLREVPELHFTTHLVGNGESLGAIAERYYGDRTLAEVIWEANGLPPRTKLKAGMRLRIPEVAGLTSRMARPRKVALPPGRESGAEEPMLESNPLVIDAREALDRQEYAAALAAVDRLLEGQPDDTEWLDLKKSILYRQGKADLANGLYDDAHRALAQLVRLDPAYRDGAGLLSEARSHAIQLHYHEGIRLSREEQLEAAIAHWHAVLEHDPRHAEARRNIEQAERILRALEEAARP encoded by the coding sequence GTGAAGCACGGGCTGGCCCTGGTCGCAGTGACGCTGTGCCTGGCACTGCCGGGCTGCGCCACGGCCCCGCCGGCGTCAGTGGGGCGCCTGGCCGCCGAGCACCAGCAGCGGGCGCTGACGTACGAGCGCCGCGGCGATCTGCGCTCGGCGCTCGAGGAGTGGAAGATCGCGCTCACCATCGCCCCCGACAGCGTGGCGGCGCGCGCCGGACACGCCCGGCTGCGACGTCTGCTGCAGAGCGCTGTGGCGCGCCGCATTCGCCTGGGCCGGCAAGCGCTCAATCAGGGCCATCACGCCCAGGCGCGCCGCCATCTGCTGGCGGCGCTCGCCTTCGATCCGACCAACGCCGCCGCGTTCAAGGTCCTCCGCGAAGTCCCCGAACTCCACTTCACGACCCACCTGGTGGGCAACGGGGAGAGCCTCGGCGCCATCGCCGAGCGGTACTACGGCGATCGCACGCTCGCCGAAGTGATCTGGGAGGCCAATGGACTGCCGCCCCGGACGAAGCTGAAAGCCGGGATGCGTCTCCGGATCCCGGAGGTGGCGGGTCTGACGAGCCGTATGGCGCGACCCCGCAAGGTCGCCCTGCCCCCCGGGCGTGAGAGCGGGGCCGAGGAGCCCATGCTGGAGAGCAACCCGCTCGTGATCGACGCCCGCGAGGCCCTCGACCGGCAGGAGTACGCGGCCGCCCTGGCCGCCGTCGACCGTCTGCTCGAAGGCCAGCCCGACGACACCGAGTGGCTCGATCTCAAGAAGTCGATCCTCTACCGGCAGGGCAAGGCCGATCTGGCCAATGGCCTGTACGACGACGCCCACCGCGCGCTGGCTCAGCTGGTCCGGCTCGATCCCGCCTACCGGGACGGCGCGGGTCTGCTCAGCGAGGCCCGCAGCCACGCCATCCAACTGCACTACCACGAAGGCATCCGCCTGTCCCGCGAAGAGCAGCTGGAGGCGGCCATCGCGCACTGGCATGCGGTGCTGGAGCACGATCCCCGGCACGCCGAGGCCCGGCGCAATATCGAGCAGGCCGAGCGCATCCTGCGCGCCCTGGAGGAGGCCGCCAGGCCGTAG
- a CDS encoding polysaccharide deacetylase family protein yields the protein MRPPTSLPALGAAALMLAACATPTGLAKSVLRGDIFESDSYIVAFARPGDDARRLAARFLGDATRAWMIEEYNGRRTFAWGQKVVIPKHPRNPAGVYATGYQLVPVLVYHHIGPRAQGRLGLAASTFRQQMRYLKAHGYRTVSLEHLIEFTQLRRQLPRRSVALTFDDGYKSFLGYAYPVLKELGFTATLFVYTDYVGVGRNALSWDDLRRLADEGFGLGAHSKTHSELRRRSSESPQAYARRIHTELTAPRDLFQARLGRTPRALAYPYGAHDDEVIRKVRDDGYVAALSVRREGNPSFVHPLRIRRSQIFADMTLEEFARNLTVFHAEPLVR from the coding sequence ATGAGGCCGCCCACCAGCCTGCCCGCCCTCGGCGCCGCGGCCCTCATGCTGGCCGCCTGTGCCACGCCGACCGGCCTTGCCAAGAGCGTGCTGCGCGGCGATATCTTCGAGTCGGATTCCTACATCGTGGCCTTCGCCCGGCCCGGTGACGACGCCCGCCGCCTGGCCGCGCGGTTTCTCGGCGACGCCACCCGAGCCTGGATGATCGAGGAGTACAACGGGCGCCGGACCTTCGCCTGGGGCCAGAAAGTGGTCATCCCCAAGCACCCTCGGAACCCGGCCGGCGTCTACGCCACCGGGTATCAGCTGGTTCCCGTGCTCGTCTACCACCACATCGGCCCCCGGGCGCAGGGCCGTCTGGGCCTCGCCGCCAGCACGTTCAGGCAGCAGATGCGATACCTCAAGGCCCACGGCTACCGCACCGTCAGCCTGGAGCACCTGATCGAGTTCACGCAGCTGCGTCGGCAATTGCCCCGCCGCAGCGTGGCCCTGACCTTCGACGACGGCTACAAGTCGTTTCTCGGGTACGCCTACCCGGTCCTCAAGGAGCTTGGCTTCACCGCGACGCTGTTCGTCTACACCGATTACGTCGGTGTCGGCCGCAACGCGCTGAGCTGGGACGATCTACGGCGCCTGGCCGACGAAGGGTTCGGGCTCGGCGCGCACTCCAAGACCCACAGCGAGTTGCGCCGACGCTCGAGCGAGTCGCCCCAGGCGTACGCGCGGCGGATTCACACCGAGCTCACCGCACCCCGCGACCTGTTCCAGGCCCGCCTGGGACGTACCCCCCGGGCCCTCGCGTACCCCTACGGTGCGCACGACGACGAGGTGATCAGGAAGGTCAGGGATGACGGCTACGTGGCGGCGCTCTCGGTCCGCCGCGAGGGCAATCCGTCCTTCGTGCACCCGCTGCGGATCCGGCGCAGTCAGATCTTCGCCGACATGACGCTCGAGGAATTCGCCCGCAACCTGACCGTCTTCCATGCGGAGCCGCTGGTCCGGTGA